From the Lathyrus oleraceus cultivar Zhongwan6 chromosome 4, CAAS_Psat_ZW6_1.0, whole genome shotgun sequence genome, one window contains:
- the LOC127073707 gene encoding MADS-box protein EJ2: MGRGRVELKRIENKINRQVTFAKRRNGVLKKAYELSILCDAEVALIIFSNRGKLYEFSSTSCMMKTLEKYHKYSYNALETNQPVNDAQNYQEYVRLKANVEILQRSQRNLLGEDIAQMNTSELQQIENQLEAALKNIRSTKTQFMLDQLADLHNRETVLVETNHALRSKLEENNESSIHHTRFHPQSEGFFHPVGVNSNLQIGYNMMGSSSDVNVGASSLSMNGFSTGWML; this comes from the exons ATGGGAAGAGGGAGAGTTGAACTAAAGAGGATAGAGAACAAAATTAACAGACAAGTCACTTTTGCAAAGAGAAGAAATGGTGTACTCAAAAAAGCTTATGAGCTTTCAATCCTTTGTGATGCTGAAGTTGCTCTCATCATCTTCTCCAACCGTGGCAAACTCTATGAATTCAGCAGCACCTCCTG CATGATGAAAACATTGGAGAAATACCACAAGTACAGCTACAATGCACTAGAGACCAATCAACCAGTCAATGATGCTCAG AATTACCAGGAATATGTGAGATTAAAAGCAAATGTAGAAATCTTACAACGTTCACAAAG GAACCTTCTTGGAGAAGATATTGCACAAATGAATACAAGTGAACTCCAGCAGATTGAGAATCAATTAGAGGCAGCACTTAAGAATATAAGATCTACAAAG ACTCAATTCATGCTTGATCAACTAGCTGATCTTCACAACCGG GAAACAGTGCTTGTTGAAACAAATCATGCATTAAGAAGTAAG TTGGAAGAAAATAATGAATCTAGTATCCATCACACACGCTTTCATCCTCAATCAGAGGGATTTTTTCACCCTGTGGGAGTGAATTCCAACTTGCAAATTGG ATACAATATGATGGGTTCTTCTTCTGATGTAAACGTTGGAGCTTCATCCTTAAGTATGAATGGATTCTCCACTGGCTGGATGCTTTGA